The Salinibaculum sp. SYNS191 genome has a window encoding:
- a CDS encoding zinc-binding dehydrogenase, with translation MSSESRMADEEAETGELVYLNGPRDLEFREYEVPDPEPDAVVTEVVRSNVCGSELHVWKGDHPLQDCVLGHEALCRVSDLGEKVETDSAGNPVEEGDLVAPVYFQTCQACEFCRRGEFYACDNDYEHTGKSPDIWPHFHAPWATHYYIYPDNHFYKIPAELEDNLNVAAAANCALSQVLFGIEEVGIEYNDTVVVQGAGGLGLNATVVANEYGAETIVIDGVDKRLEQAEAFGADHVIDFRELDTVAARKARVDEITDGVGADVGIEVAGVPEAFVEGIDLLRKGGRYLTMGNVRPGHEVDFDPGKLTRKSIDITTAVEYDPWVLYDALQFLANTIDEYPYERLIDAEYDLEDIEEALEASENRDLTRATLIPSR, from the coding sequence TGAGTACGAGGTGCCGGACCCGGAACCGGACGCCGTCGTCACCGAGGTCGTCAGGTCGAACGTCTGTGGCTCGGAACTGCACGTCTGGAAGGGCGACCATCCGCTCCAGGACTGCGTGCTCGGCCACGAGGCGCTGTGTCGCGTCAGCGACCTCGGCGAGAAGGTCGAGACCGACAGCGCCGGGAATCCCGTCGAGGAGGGTGACCTCGTCGCCCCGGTCTACTTCCAGACCTGCCAGGCCTGCGAGTTCTGCCGGCGCGGCGAGTTCTACGCCTGCGACAACGACTACGAGCACACGGGGAAATCCCCGGACATCTGGCCGCACTTCCACGCGCCCTGGGCCACGCACTACTACATCTACCCGGACAACCACTTCTACAAGATTCCCGCGGAACTGGAGGACAACCTGAACGTCGCCGCGGCGGCCAACTGCGCGCTGTCGCAGGTCCTCTTTGGCATCGAGGAGGTCGGCATCGAGTACAACGACACGGTCGTCGTCCAGGGCGCGGGCGGCCTCGGGCTGAACGCGACCGTCGTCGCGAACGAGTACGGCGCGGAGACCATCGTCATCGACGGCGTTGACAAGCGCCTCGAACAGGCCGAGGCCTTCGGTGCCGACCACGTCATCGACTTCCGCGAACTCGACACGGTGGCGGCCCGCAAAGCGCGCGTCGACGAGATTACCGACGGCGTCGGGGCCGACGTCGGCATCGAAGTCGCCGGCGTCCCCGAGGCGTTCGTCGAGGGAATCGACCTGCTCCGCAAGGGCGGGCGCTATCTGACGATGGGCAACGTTCGTCCCGGCCACGAAGTCGACTTCGACCCGGGCAAACTCACGCGGAAGTCCATCGACATCACGACGGCCGTCGAGTACGACCCCTGGGTCCTCTACGACGCGCTCCAGTTCCTGGCGAACACTATCGACGAGTACCCCTACGAGCGCCTCATCGACGCGGAGTACGACCTCGAAGACATCGAGGAGGCGCTGGAAGCCTCGGAGAACCGCGACCTGACGCGTGCGACGCTGATTCCCTCCCGGTAG
- a CDS encoding helix-turn-helix domain-containing protein, which translates to MLTAKLSVRYEGDWTSNLVSYDVSGEFLASTFRDRRYFGLVALEVAESDYDDVIETIREHESTMSVDVIEKYAVGGVDRLSATLLIRSQHFEYTPLQVLLHEGFIPLGGFGELRNGTESFDLLLTNREDLSEAVELLERFGPVKIEYVSSDFQRRTTPSVTEWSELFESVTPRRRRVLNKALEAGYFDIPRGCTLQEIADDLGIAKTTASQHLRKAEKRIMQFFIQYVNISAANGE; encoded by the coding sequence ATGCTGACTGCAAAACTGAGCGTCCGATACGAGGGGGACTGGACCAGCAACCTCGTCAGCTACGACGTCTCCGGTGAGTTCCTCGCCTCGACGTTCCGCGACCGGCGGTACTTCGGCCTCGTCGCCCTGGAGGTGGCCGAGAGCGACTACGACGACGTCATCGAGACGATACGGGAACACGAGTCGACGATGTCGGTCGACGTCATCGAGAAGTACGCCGTCGGGGGCGTCGACCGGCTCTCGGCGACGCTGCTCATCCGGAGTCAGCACTTCGAGTACACCCCGCTGCAGGTCCTCCTCCACGAGGGCTTCATCCCGCTCGGTGGCTTCGGCGAGCTACGTAACGGAACTGAAAGCTTCGACTTACTATTGACGAACAGAGAAGACCTCTCGGAGGCGGTCGAGTTGCTGGAGCGCTTCGGTCCCGTCAAGATAGAGTACGTCTCGTCGGACTTCCAGCGGCGCACGACGCCCAGCGTCACCGAGTGGAGCGAACTGTTCGAGTCGGTGACGCCACGTCGCCGTCGCGTCCTCAACAAGGCGCTCGAAGCGGGGTACTTCGACATTCCGCGGGGATGCACCCTCCAGGAAATCGCCGACGACCTCGGTATCGCCAAGACGACGGCGTCCCAGCACCTCCGCAAGGCTGAGAAGCGCATCATGCAGTTTTTCATCCAGTACGTGAACATCTCCGCGGCGAACGGCGAGTAG
- a CDS encoding acyl-CoA dehydrogenase family protein codes for MLDYVSLEGDLDAEERLIRDTAREFVAEEVGDVGEHWLDGTFPTGVIEEMGELGFFAPNLDGYGLPNVSETAYGLLMQELEACDSGLRSMASVQGALVMYPIHAYGSDEQKDEWLPRLGTGDAVGCFGLTEPEHGSNPSAMETYAERDADGYRLTGSKTWITNAPIADVALVWARDRSAEGDPVRGFLVETDRDGVSTGEITDKLSLRVSVTGEVVLDDAFVPEANVLPGVEGMQGPLSCLTQARYGIAWGAVGAARDCFETAREYATDREQFGKPIAGFQLQQEKLAEMATQITLAQLLAHRLADLKEAGRLRAPQVSMAKRNNVAMAREQSRVAREMLGGNGITADYSPMRHMANMETVYTYEGTHDIHSLILGHDLTGIPAFE; via the coding sequence ATGCTCGATTACGTCTCGCTGGAGGGCGACCTGGACGCGGAGGAGCGGCTGATTCGCGATACCGCACGGGAGTTCGTCGCCGAGGAAGTCGGGGACGTGGGGGAGCACTGGCTCGACGGGACGTTCCCGACCGGTGTCATCGAGGAGATGGGCGAACTGGGCTTTTTCGCGCCGAATCTGGACGGGTACGGTCTGCCGAACGTCAGCGAGACGGCCTACGGGCTGCTGATGCAGGAACTGGAGGCCTGCGACTCCGGCCTGCGCTCGATGGCCAGCGTCCAGGGCGCGCTCGTGATGTACCCCATCCACGCCTACGGCAGCGACGAGCAGAAAGACGAGTGGTTGCCGCGGCTCGGCACCGGCGACGCGGTGGGCTGTTTCGGCCTCACCGAACCCGAACACGGCTCGAACCCGTCGGCGATGGAGACCTACGCCGAACGGGACGCCGACGGCTACCGCCTCACCGGCTCGAAGACGTGGATTACGAACGCGCCCATCGCGGACGTGGCGCTCGTCTGGGCGCGGGACCGCTCGGCCGAGGGCGACCCGGTGCGGGGCTTTCTGGTCGAGACCGACCGCGACGGCGTCAGCACCGGCGAAATCACCGACAAACTCTCGTTGCGCGTCTCGGTGACCGGCGAGGTGGTCCTCGACGACGCCTTCGTCCCCGAGGCGAACGTCCTGCCGGGCGTCGAGGGGATGCAAGGCCCGCTGTCCTGCCTGACGCAGGCGCGGTACGGTATCGCCTGGGGCGCCGTCGGGGCCGCGCGGGACTGCTTCGAGACGGCCCGGGAGTACGCCACCGACCGCGAGCAGTTCGGCAAGCCCATCGCCGGCTTCCAGCTCCAGCAGGAGAAACTCGCGGAGATGGCGACCCAGATAACGCTCGCGCAACTCCTCGCGCACCGCCTCGCTGACCTCAAGGAGGCGGGTCGTCTCCGCGCGCCGCAGGTGTCGATGGCCAAGCGCAACAACGTCGCCATGGCGCGCGAACAGTCCCGCGTCGCGCGGGAGATGCTCGGCGGCAACGGCATCACGGCCGACTACTCGCCGATGCGACACATGGCGAACATGGAGACGGTCTACACCTACGAGGGGACCCACGACATCCACTCGCTCATCCTCGGCCACGACCTGACTGGCATTCCGGCCTTCGAGTGA
- a CDS encoding cyclic nucleotide-binding/CBS domain-containing protein, with protein MEITDLLREDVVTVYLDDSVLDVAAVLREEGVGSAVVLDAHDEVLGIVTDRDLVVYGQEFVDSLEQTTVNQVLSMTVFSVAPDVSVRELTERMREAGVRRVPVMENGDLLGIVTLDDIVVHLAGQLDSRELANLAAVIEGESPPREDPA; from the coding sequence ATGGAGATTACAGACCTGCTCCGGGAGGACGTGGTGACCGTCTATCTCGACGACAGCGTCCTCGACGTCGCCGCGGTGCTGCGCGAGGAGGGCGTCGGCAGCGCCGTCGTCCTGGACGCCCACGACGAGGTGCTCGGCATCGTCACGGACCGTGACCTCGTCGTCTACGGCCAGGAGTTCGTCGACTCGCTCGAACAGACGACGGTGAACCAGGTGCTCTCGATGACGGTCTTCTCCGTCGCGCCGGACGTGAGCGTGCGCGAACTCACCGAGCGGATGCGCGAGGCGGGCGTCCGCCGCGTGCCGGTCATGGAGAACGGGGACCTGCTCGGCATCGTCACGCTCGACGACATCGTCGTCCACCTGGCCGGGCAACTGGACAGCCGCGAACTGGCGAACCTCGCCGCGGTCATCGAAGGCGAGTCGCCGCCGCGCGAGGACCCTGCCTAG
- a CDS encoding class I SAM-dependent methyltransferase translates to MASWDERFRDGSYPTDPDPSPVLQRYVDTFPDGRALDLATGTGRNAVFLAERGYRVDGLDQSREGLRIARENAAAAGVVDRTNWIQGDVPSYAFPESTYDVVTVSFYRAIDRFADIKEALTPGGVLFVQHHLRTTDPVEVGPDTDRYRFAANELLHACLDMTVLYFDAKTERRPDGRPSATTEIVARNTTGHRQSYPEPDG, encoded by the coding sequence ATGGCATCCTGGGACGAGCGGTTCCGCGACGGTTCGTATCCGACCGACCCCGACCCATCGCCCGTGCTACAGCGGTACGTCGACACCTTCCCCGACGGCCGGGCGCTGGACCTCGCCACCGGGACGGGCCGCAACGCCGTCTTTCTCGCAGAGCGTGGCTACCGCGTCGACGGCCTCGACCAGTCCCGCGAAGGACTCCGCATCGCCCGCGAGAACGCCGCGGCGGCCGGCGTCGTGGACCGGACGAACTGGATTCAGGGTGACGTGCCATCCTACGCCTTCCCCGAGTCGACCTACGACGTCGTTACCGTCAGTTTCTACCGCGCCATCGACCGCTTCGCCGACATCAAGGAGGCCCTCACGCCGGGCGGTGTGCTCTTCGTCCAGCACCACCTGCGGACGACGGACCCGGTCGAAGTCGGCCCGGACACCGACCGCTACCGCTTCGCCGCCAACGAACTCCTGCACGCGTGTCTCGACATGACCGTGCTGTACTTCGACGCGAAGACCGAACGCCGCCCGGACGGCCGCCCGTCCGCGACGACGGAAATCGTCGCCCGCAACACCACCGGCCACCGACAGTCATACCCGGAACCGGACGGGTGA
- a CDS encoding MFS transporter, protein MGRRRVVGTLFLVVFIDLLGFGILIPVIPLYAKFFGANEFVGSLLIATYSLFQFVGAPILGRLSDERGRRPVLLLSITGSVVAWTLFGVAGELGPLLGATNGLVVLFAARAFAGAMGGNIATANAYIADITPPSERAKGLGILGAAFGLGFVFGPAISGIVSSPFALDVLRDLLPSVVPVTEFTIPSFTAAALSAANLGLAFVVLPEPRRRETSVEASAGSRLRQLYDAVTAPDIGSLVAAFFLASFAFSAFESQFIFLTNDQLGYGTTANAILLTYIGVVIAIVQGGLIGPLTDRFGEYRLALTGAAIQVVTLAAVPFSLSWSFVPSIGPVDSGGVALAAVSTPLAFGNALTNVSLNALVSLNADEDEQGGAFGLTQSAASLARTFGPAAAGLLYVAVAYWTPFVVAGVLFVPILVLLGRVARAQVRPATE, encoded by the coding sequence ATGGGCCGACGGCGGGTCGTTGGGACGCTGTTTCTCGTGGTCTTCATCGACCTGCTCGGGTTCGGCATCCTCATCCCCGTCATCCCGCTGTACGCCAAGTTCTTCGGGGCCAACGAGTTCGTCGGCAGCCTGCTCATCGCCACCTACTCGCTGTTCCAGTTCGTCGGCGCGCCCATCCTCGGCCGCCTGTCGGACGAACGCGGCCGGCGACCCGTCCTCCTGCTGTCGATTACCGGCAGCGTCGTCGCGTGGACGCTGTTCGGCGTCGCGGGCGAACTCGGCCCGTTGCTGGGGGCGACCAACGGCCTCGTCGTGCTCTTTGCCGCCCGGGCCTTCGCCGGCGCGATGGGCGGCAACATCGCCACCGCCAACGCCTACATCGCGGACATCACGCCGCCGTCCGAGCGCGCGAAGGGGCTGGGCATCCTGGGCGCCGCCTTCGGCCTCGGGTTCGTCTTCGGGCCGGCCATCTCCGGCATCGTGTCGAGCCCGTTCGCACTCGACGTCCTCCGGGACCTCCTGCCGTCGGTCGTCCCCGTCACGGAGTTCACCATCCCCTCCTTCACCGCGGCGGCACTGTCGGCGGCGAACCTGGGACTGGCCTTCGTCGTCCTGCCGGAGCCCCGGCGACGCGAGACGAGCGTCGAGGCGTCGGCCGGGTCGCGGCTGCGGCAACTCTACGACGCCGTCACCGCGCCCGACATCGGCTCGCTCGTCGCGGCGTTCTTCCTGGCCTCCTTCGCCTTCTCGGCGTTCGAGAGCCAGTTCATCTTCCTGACGAACGACCAGCTCGGCTACGGCACGACTGCCAACGCCATCCTCCTGACGTACATCGGCGTCGTCATCGCTATCGTCCAGGGCGGACTCATCGGCCCGCTGACCGACCGCTTCGGCGAGTACCGCCTTGCGCTGACCGGCGCGGCCATCCAGGTGGTGACACTCGCCGCCGTCCCCTTCTCGCTGTCGTGGTCGTTCGTCCCGTCGATAGGTCCGGTCGATTCGGGCGGCGTCGCGCTGGCGGCCGTCTCGACGCCGCTGGCCTTTGGGAACGCGCTGACGAACGTCTCGCTGAACGCGCTGGTGTCGCTCAACGCCGACGAGGACGAACAGGGCGGGGCGTTCGGCCTCACGCAGTCCGCCGCGAGCCTCGCCCGCACGTTCGGCCCGGCCGCCGCCGGCCTGCTCTACGTCGCCGTCGCCTACTGGACGCCCTTCGTCGTCGCCGGCGTCCTCTTCGTCCCCATCCTCGTCCTGCTTGGCCGGGTCGCCCGCGCACAGGTCCGGCCGGCCACCGAGTGA
- a CDS encoding DUF6544 family protein translates to MAPSSSRRRTAVLAGLGLAGLAVARSRKYSFERDVQRRVGDLVADADPQHGARFTSEDVADVPAPVRRYAERVLDDGQPYVRRGQLHQDGEFRLGDAWHPLTATEWFSTQPPGFVWDATIDVMPLLPVRVIDSYQDAQGALEARLRSTLPVMRAGPSPEMSQGELVRYLAEAVWYPTALLPTQGVSWEPVDDESAQATLKDPHVTATVVFHFDDADHITAVTTERYHQEDGSFARWRGTFDDYEEHNGLEIPTTAAVAWESEDEPYWRGDLRSIEHVVANDDHER, encoded by the coding sequence ATGGCACCCTCCAGTTCACGCCGACGGACGGCGGTGCTAGCCGGCCTCGGTCTCGCCGGCCTGGCCGTCGCCCGCTCCCGCAAGTACTCCTTCGAGCGCGACGTCCAGCGCCGCGTCGGCGACCTGGTCGCGGACGCGGACCCCCAGCACGGCGCACGGTTCACGAGCGAGGACGTCGCGGACGTCCCGGCTCCGGTCCGGCGGTACGCCGAGCGCGTCCTCGACGACGGCCAGCCGTACGTCAGGCGCGGGCAACTCCACCAGGACGGCGAGTTCCGTCTCGGCGACGCCTGGCACCCGCTGACGGCGACCGAGTGGTTCTCGACGCAACCGCCCGGCTTCGTCTGGGACGCGACCATCGACGTGATGCCGCTGCTCCCGGTTCGCGTCATCGACTCCTATCAGGACGCGCAGGGGGCCCTGGAGGCGCGGCTCCGCTCGACGCTCCCGGTGATGCGGGCGGGACCGAGCCCCGAGATGAGCCAGGGCGAACTCGTCCGCTACCTCGCCGAGGCGGTGTGGTACCCGACCGCGCTCCTTCCGACGCAGGGGGTCTCCTGGGAGCCCGTGGACGACGAGTCGGCCCAGGCGACGCTGAAGGACCCGCACGTGACGGCGACGGTCGTCTTCCACTTCGACGACGCCGACCACATCACCGCGGTGACCACCGAGCGGTACCACCAGGAGGACGGCTCCTTCGCGCGCTGGCGCGGCACCTTCGACGACTACGAGGAGCACAACGGGCTGGAGATACCGACGACGGCGGCGGTGGCCTGGGAGTCCGAGGACGAACCGTACTGGCGGGGTGACCTCCGCTCCATCGAGCACGTCGTCGCCAACGACGACCACGAGCGGTAG
- a CDS encoding MFS transporter: MQFTEFVRQRRWPTVVGYGLFVAVLAAGYYYNLTFVQLGLIDLGTRLVGLTRFQVSIGMAALALVAVVVALVTGVALDRYGLSTDLRAKLRVLWGVIVVQLALTLTAPVLASPAQFGGWIVLCAASIGVGMPTTFSLVVDLVPVADRGPVAAAATAAAYFLANVYPTQWEIESFSIIMSAAMAPAVLVLGYLAFRENALVDALAGTHERPSFGIGRFCRPNRVRTGSYAFLSALALMFGVYFIDSLGFLRIIETPAYIYTSWQSPDFGVHLLIGGVHVVTAVMAGVLYTNFGRRWLFLLVFGLFGFTHLMYVFDVRAGIGDAPLLMPLFYAGAVSFYTVLNFAIWPDMSTPETIGRHSAIGVGIAGFLATFLSTAVVLYIKSESVGLARHLTIVDALSLLFFFLVLVTVYAHRMVRLAHQRGEPS, from the coding sequence ATGCAGTTCACCGAGTTCGTCCGGCAGCGACGGTGGCCGACGGTGGTGGGGTACGGGCTGTTCGTCGCCGTCCTCGCCGCGGGGTACTACTACAACCTCACCTTCGTCCAACTGGGCCTCATCGACCTCGGGACGCGGCTGGTCGGGCTCACCCGCTTTCAGGTCTCCATCGGCATGGCCGCCCTCGCGCTCGTCGCCGTCGTCGTCGCCCTGGTGACCGGGGTCGCACTGGACAGGTACGGCCTGAGCACGGACCTCCGGGCGAAACTGCGGGTCCTCTGGGGCGTCATCGTCGTCCAGCTGGCGCTGACGCTGACCGCGCCGGTGCTCGCGTCCCCGGCGCAGTTCGGCGGCTGGATTGTGCTCTGTGCCGCCTCCATCGGCGTCGGGATGCCGACGACGTTCAGCCTCGTCGTCGACCTCGTCCCCGTCGCGGACCGCGGCCCCGTCGCCGCCGCCGCGACTGCCGCGGCCTACTTCCTCGCCAACGTCTACCCGACGCAGTGGGAGATAGAGTCCTTCAGCATCATCATGAGCGCGGCGATGGCTCCGGCGGTCCTCGTGCTCGGCTACCTCGCCTTCCGGGAGAACGCCCTCGTCGACGCGCTGGCGGGCACCCACGAGCGGCCGTCGTTCGGGATTGGACGGTTTTGCCGTCCAAACCGCGTGCGGACCGGGAGCTACGCCTTCCTCTCGGCGCTGGCGCTCATGTTCGGCGTCTACTTCATCGACAGCCTGGGCTTTCTGCGCATCATCGAGACGCCCGCCTACATCTACACGTCCTGGCAGTCGCCGGACTTCGGCGTCCACCTGCTCATCGGCGGCGTCCACGTCGTGACCGCCGTCATGGCCGGGGTGCTGTACACGAACTTCGGCCGCCGCTGGCTGTTCCTGCTCGTCTTCGGCCTCTTTGGCTTTACTCACCTCATGTACGTCTTCGACGTCCGGGCCGGCATCGGCGACGCGCCGCTTTTGATGCCGCTGTTCTACGCCGGCGCTGTGAGCTTCTACACCGTCCTCAACTTCGCCATCTGGCCCGACATGTCCACGCCCGAGACCATCGGCCGCCACTCCGCTATCGGCGTCGGCATCGCGGGGTTCCTCGCCACCTTCCTCTCGACGGCCGTCGTCCTCTACATCAAGAGCGAGTCGGTGGGACTGGCCCGCCACCTCACCATCGTCGACGCGCTCTCCCTGCTCTTTTTCTTCCTGGTGCTGGTGACGGTGTACGCCCACCGGATGGTTCGCCTGGCCCACCAGCGGGGTGAGCCGTCGTGA
- a CDS encoding metal-dependent hydrolase, giving the protein MMLPTHALAGMVLALPVAVAVPEFAGVALVAGLVGGVVPDLDMYVGHRRTLHYPVYYSALAAAAVPVAVLAPMAATVALALFAVAAAVHSVADMFGGGLELRPWEGTSDRAVYDHYRGRWLSPRGWVRYDGAPEDFLLSVALAAPLVVVVDGLLQWVVLAAVGVAGVYAAVRRVLPSVAQRVVTVLPSRALPYVPGRYR; this is encoded by the coding sequence ATGATGCTCCCGACGCACGCGCTGGCCGGGATGGTGCTCGCACTCCCCGTGGCAGTCGCCGTGCCGGAGTTCGCCGGCGTCGCGCTGGTCGCCGGCCTGGTCGGCGGCGTCGTCCCCGACCTCGACATGTACGTCGGCCACCGGCGGACCCTGCACTACCCGGTGTACTACTCGGCGCTCGCGGCCGCGGCGGTTCCCGTCGCGGTACTCGCGCCGATGGCAGCGACGGTGGCGCTCGCGCTGTTTGCGGTCGCCGCGGCGGTCCACAGCGTCGCCGACATGTTCGGCGGCGGCCTCGAACTTCGGCCGTGGGAGGGCACCTCCGACCGCGCCGTGTACGACCACTACCGGGGCCGGTGGCTCTCGCCCCGCGGGTGGGTGCGCTACGACGGCGCGCCGGAGGACTTCCTGCTGTCGGTCGCTCTCGCCGCCCCGCTCGTCGTCGTGGTCGACGGACTGCTCCAGTGGGTCGTCCTCGCTGCCGTCGGCGTCGCTGGGGTCTACGCCGCCGTCCGCCGGGTGCTGCCCAGCGTCGCACAGCGGGTCGTGACCGTCCTGCCGTCGCGCGCACTCCCGTACGTCCCCGGCCGGTACCGCTGA
- a CDS encoding pyridoxamine 5'-phosphate oxidase family protein: MSDEVPVELDPEERDAFLGRGGTGVLSFATDADTAPHAVPVSYGYDAEDDEFYFRLSVGGDSTKTDLLDRPVTFVVFGDEDDRWKSVVATGELESTDTEGIETDTLDGLDRVHIPLVDIFGESTRNISFEFFRLTPDELTGRKESPPGV; encoded by the coding sequence ATGAGCGATGAAGTGCCAGTGGAACTCGACCCCGAGGAGCGGGACGCCTTTCTCGGCCGCGGCGGCACCGGCGTCCTCTCGTTCGCCACCGACGCGGACACCGCACCACACGCCGTCCCCGTCTCGTACGGGTACGACGCGGAGGACGACGAGTTCTACTTCCGGCTGTCGGTCGGCGGGGACAGCACGAAGACCGACCTCCTCGACCGGCCCGTGACCTTCGTCGTCTTCGGCGACGAGGACGACCGGTGGAAAAGCGTCGTCGCGACCGGCGAACTAGAGTCGACCGACACCGAGGGCATCGAGACCGACACGCTCGACGGCCTCGACCGGGTCCACATCCCGCTGGTCGACATCTTCGGCGAGTCGACGCGCAACATCTCCTTCGAGTTCTTCCGGCTCACCCCCGACGAGTTGACCGGGCGAAAGGAGTCCCCGCCCGGGGTCTAA